The Metabacillus sediminilitoris genome window below encodes:
- the rplW gene encoding 50S ribosomal protein L23, which translates to MKDPRDIIKRPVITERSTDLMTEKKYTFEVDVKANKTEVKDAIESIFGVKVEKVNIMNYKGKFKRVGRYSGLTNRRRKAIIKLAADSKEIELFEV; encoded by the coding sequence ATGAAAGATCCTCGTGATATTATTAAGCGCCCCGTAATCACTGAACGTTCTACTGATCTCATGACTGAGAAAAAATATACGTTTGAAGTTGATGTTAAGGCTAATAAAACTGAAGTTAAAGATGCGATCGAATCAATCTTTGGCGTAAAAGTTGAAAAAGTAAACATCATGAATTATAAAGGTAAATTCAAACGTGTTGGGCGTTATAGCGGACTAACAAATCGTCGTCGTAAAGCAATCATTAAGCTTGCTGCAGATAGTAAAGAAATCGAATTATTTGAAGTATAA
- the rpsS gene encoding 30S ribosomal protein S19: MGRSLKKGPFVDEHLINKVEKLNETEKKQVIKTWSRRSTIFPQFIGHTIAVYDGRKHVPVYVTEDMVGHKLGEFAPTRTYKGHASDDKKTRR; this comes from the coding sequence ATGGGCCGTAGCTTGAAAAAAGGACCATTCGTGGATGAACATTTAATTAACAAAGTTGAAAAATTAAATGAAACGGAAAAGAAGCAAGTTATTAAAACTTGGTCTCGTCGCTCTACTATTTTCCCACAATTCATTGGTCACACAATTGCAGTTTATGATGGTCGTAAACATGTTCCTGTATATGTAACTGAGGACATGGTAGGACACAAACTTGGTGAGTTTGCACCTACACGTACGTACAAAGGTCATGCAAGTGATGACAAAAAAACAAGACGTTAA
- the tuf gene encoding elongation factor Tu — protein sequence MAKAKFDRSKTHANIGTIGHVDHGKTTLTAAITTVLAKAGGAEAKGYDQIDAAPEERERGITINTAHVEYETATRHYAHVDCPGHADYVKNMITGAAQMDGGILVVSAADGPMPQTREHILLSRQVGVPYLVVFLNKCDMVDDEELLELVEMEVRDLLSEYDFPGDDIPVIKGSALKALEGEAEWEEKIIELMAAVDEYIPTPERDTDKPFMMPVEDVFSITGRGTVATGRVERGQVKVGDVIDIIGLTEEPKSTTVTGVEMFRKLLDYAEAGDNIGALLRGVAREEIQRGQVLAKPGTITPHTKFKAEVYVLSKEEGGRHTPFFTNYRPQFYFRTTDVTGICQLPEGVEMVMPGDNVEMSVELIAPIAIEEGTKFSIREGGRTVGAGVVATIQE from the coding sequence ATGGCTAAAGCAAAATTCGACCGTTCCAAAACGCATGCTAATATCGGTACAATTGGTCACGTTGACCATGGTAAAACTACTTTAACTGCTGCAATCACTACTGTTCTTGCGAAAGCAGGCGGTGCTGAAGCAAAAGGTTACGATCAAATCGACGCTGCTCCAGAAGAGCGCGAGCGCGGAATCACAATCAACACTGCACACGTTGAGTATGAAACAGCTACTCGTCACTATGCGCACGTTGACTGCCCAGGACATGCTGACTATGTTAAAAACATGATTACAGGTGCTGCACAAATGGACGGCGGTATCCTAGTAGTATCAGCTGCTGACGGCCCAATGCCACAAACACGTGAGCACATCCTTTTATCTCGTCAAGTAGGTGTACCTTACCTTGTTGTATTCTTAAACAAATGTGACATGGTTGATGACGAAGAATTATTAGAATTAGTTGAAATGGAAGTTCGTGACTTACTATCTGAGTACGATTTCCCTGGCGATGATATTCCAGTAATCAAAGGTTCTGCTCTTAAAGCTCTTGAAGGAGAAGCTGAGTGGGAAGAAAAAATCATCGAGCTTATGGCTGCAGTTGATGAGTATATCCCAACTCCAGAACGTGACACTGACAAACCATTCATGATGCCAGTTGAGGACGTATTCTCAATCACTGGTCGTGGAACAGTTGCTACAGGTCGTGTTGAGCGTGGACAAGTTAAAGTTGGTGACGTTATTGACATCATCGGTTTAACTGAAGAGCCAAAATCAACTACTGTAACTGGTGTTGAAATGTTCCGTAAGCTTCTTGATTATGCTGAAGCTGGAGATAACATCGGAGCACTTCTTCGTGGAGTAGCTCGTGAAGAAATCCAACGTGGCCAAGTACTTGCTAAACCAGGTACAATTACTCCACATACAAAATTCAAAGCAGAAGTATACGTTTTATCAAAAGAAGAAGGTGGACGTCACACTCCATTCTTCACTAACTACCGCCCACAGTTCTACTTCCGTACAACTGACGTAACTGGTATCTGCCAATTACCTGAAGGCGTTGAAATGGTTATGCCTGGAGATAACGTTGAAATGTCAGTTGAACTTATCGCTCCAATCGCGATTGAAGAAGGTACTAAATTCTCAATCCGTGAAGGTGGACGTACAGTAGGCGCTGGCGTAGTTGCTACTATCCAAGAATAA
- the rplD gene encoding 50S ribosomal protein L4: protein MPKVALLNQSGSNVGEIELNDSVFGIEPNQHVLFDAVIMQRASLRQGTHKVKNRSEVAGGGRKPWRQKGTGRARQGSIRSPQWRGGGIVFGPTPRSYAYKLPKKVRRLAIKSALSSKVIDNNIVVLEDLAFNAPKTKEMTSVLKGLSVERKALIVTADNNENVALSARNIPGVTVVTANGVNVLDVLNHDKLIMTKAAVQKVEEVLA from the coding sequence ATGCCGAAAGTAGCATTATTAAACCAATCTGGATCAAACGTTGGTGAAATCGAACTTAATGATTCTGTATTTGGTATCGAACCTAATCAGCACGTATTATTTGATGCGGTTATCATGCAAAGAGCTTCCTTACGTCAAGGAACTCACAAAGTAAAAAATCGTTCTGAAGTAGCAGGCGGAGGTCGTAAACCTTGGCGTCAAAAGGGTACTGGTCGTGCTCGTCAAGGATCAATTCGCTCGCCACAATGGCGCGGTGGTGGTATCGTATTCGGACCAACTCCACGTTCATACGCTTATAAATTACCTAAAAAAGTTCGCCGTTTAGCGATCAAATCTGCTTTATCATCTAAAGTAATTGACAACAACATCGTTGTATTAGAGGACTTAGCTTTTAACGCTCCTAAAACAAAAGAAATGACTTCAGTTCTTAAAGGTCTTTCAGTTGAGAGAAAAGCGTTAATCGTTACAGCTGACAACAATGAAAATGTTGCATTATCAGCACGTAATATTCCTGGTGTAACTGTAGTTACAGCTAATGGAGTAAACGTACTTGATGTTCTTAACCATGATAAACTTATTATGACGAAAGCAGCGGTGCAAAAAGTAGAGGAGGTACTTGCATAA
- the rplB gene encoding 50S ribosomal protein L2, which translates to MAIKKYKPTTNGRRNMTVSDFAEITTDKPEKSLLAPLHSKGGRNNQGKLTVRHQGGGHKRQYRVIDFKRDKDGIPGRVATIEYDPNRSANIALINYVDGEKRYILAPKNLTVGLEIMSGPEADIKVGNALPLQNIPVGTVVHNIELKPGKGGQLVRSAGTSAQVLGKEGKYVLVRLNSGEVRMILATCRATVGQVGNEQHELINIGKAGRSRWLGKRPTVRGSVMNPNDHPHGGGEGRAPIGRKSPMSPWGKPTLGAKTRKKKNKSDKFIVRRRKK; encoded by the coding sequence ATGGCGATTAAAAAATATAAACCAACCACAAACGGTCGTCGTAATATGACAGTATCTGATTTTGCTGAAATTACGACTGACAAGCCGGAAAAGTCATTACTTGCACCTCTTCATAGCAAAGGTGGACGTAATAACCAAGGTAAATTAACAGTTCGTCACCAAGGCGGCGGACATAAACGCCAATATCGTGTGATTGATTTCAAACGCGACAAAGATGGTATACCAGGACGCGTTGCTACAATCGAATACGATCCAAATCGTTCTGCAAATATCGCACTTATCAATTATGTTGATGGTGAAAAAAGATATATTCTTGCACCAAAAAACCTAACTGTAGGTTTAGAAATTATGTCTGGTCCTGAAGCAGACATCAAAGTAGGTAATGCATTACCACTTCAAAACATTCCTGTTGGTACAGTTGTACACAACATCGAATTAAAACCTGGTAAAGGCGGACAATTAGTTCGTTCTGCAGGAACTTCTGCTCAAGTATTGGGTAAAGAAGGTAAATACGTACTGGTACGTTTAAACTCTGGTGAAGTTCGTATGATTCTAGCTACTTGCCGTGCAACTGTAGGTCAAGTAGGTAATGAACAACATGAGCTTATCAACATTGGTAAAGCAGGTCGTTCTCGTTGGTTAGGCAAACGCCCAACAGTACGTGGATCTGTAATGAACCCTAACGACCATCCACACGGTGGTGGTGAAGGACGCGCTCCTATCGGACGTAAATCACCAATGTCTCCATGGGGTAAACCAACTCTTGGAGCTAAAACTCGTAAGAAGAAGAACAAATCAGATAAGTTTATCGTGCGTCGCCGTAAAAAATAA
- the rpsC gene encoding 30S ribosomal protein S3, giving the protein MGQKVNPVGLRIGVIRDWESKWFAGKDYSTLLHEDIKIREYVSKRLSDASVSKIEIERAANRVNITIHTAKPGMVIGKGGTEVEALRKALNSLTGKRVHINILEIKRADLDAKLVAENIARQLENRISFRRAQKQTIQRAMRAGAQGIKTQVSGRLGGADIARAEHYSEGTVPLHTLRADIDYGTAEADTTYGKLGVKVWIYRGEVLPTKKKTEEGGK; this is encoded by the coding sequence GTGGGTCAAAAGGTAAATCCAGTCGGTCTTCGTATTGGAGTCATTCGTGATTGGGAGTCTAAATGGTTCGCTGGTAAAGACTACTCAACTCTTTTACATGAAGACATCAAAATTCGTGAATATGTTAGCAAACGCCTTAGTGATGCGTCTGTATCTAAGATTGAGATCGAACGCGCTGCTAATCGTGTAAATATTACAATCCACACTGCGAAACCTGGTATGGTAATCGGTAAGGGTGGTACAGAAGTTGAAGCGTTACGTAAAGCTCTTAACTCATTAACTGGCAAACGTGTACACATCAACATCTTAGAAATCAAAAGAGCTGATTTAGATGCTAAATTAGTTGCTGAAAATATTGCACGTCAATTAGAAAACCGTATTTCTTTCCGTCGTGCTCAAAAACAAACAATACAACGTGCAATGCGCGCAGGTGCACAAGGTATCAAAACTCAAGTATCTGGTCGTCTAGGTGGAGCAGATATCGCACGTGCTGAACATTATAGCGAAGGAACAGTTCCACTTCACACACTTCGTGCTGACATCGATTACGGAACAGCTGAAGCTGATACAACTTACGGTAAATTAGGCGTAAAAGTTTGGATCTATCGTGGAGAGGTTCTTCCTACTAAGAAGAAAACTGAGGAAGGAGGAAAATAA
- the rpsJ gene encoding 30S ribosomal protein S10, producing MAKQKIRIRLKAYDHRILDQSAEKIVETAKRSGANVSGPIPLPTERSVYTILRAVHKYKDSREQFEMRTHKRLIDIINPTPQTVDALMRLDLPSGVDIEIKL from the coding sequence ATGGCAAAACAAAAGATTCGTATTCGTTTAAAAGCTTATGATCACAGAATTCTTGATCAATCAGCTGAGAAAATTGTAGAAACTGCAAAACGTTCTGGTGCAAATGTATCTGGTCCAATTCCGTTACCAACTGAAAGATCAGTATACACAATCTTACGTGCGGTTCATAAGTACAAAGATTCTCGTGAGCAGTTCGAAATGCGTACGCACAAACGTTTAATTGATATCATCAACCCAACACCACAAACTGTTGATGCATTAATGCGTTTAGATTTACCATCTGGTGTTGACATTGAAATTAAACTTTAA
- the rplV gene encoding 50S ribosomal protein L22, which yields MQQSKAVARTVRIAPRKARLVLDLIRGKQVGEAVAILNHTPKAASPIIEKVLKSAVANAEHNYEMDINSLVVSEAYANEGPTLKRFRPRAQGRASAINKRTSHITIILTEKKEG from the coding sequence ATGCAACAATCTAAAGCTGTCGCAAGAACAGTTCGTATTGCTCCTCGTAAAGCTCGTTTAGTTCTAGATCTTATTCGAGGTAAGCAAGTAGGCGAAGCAGTTGCGATTTTAAATCACACGCCAAAGGCTGCTTCACCAATCATAGAGAAAGTATTAAAATCAGCTGTGGCTAACGCTGAGCATAACTATGAAATGGACATTAATAGCTTAGTTGTATCTGAAGCTTATGCTAACGAAGGTCCAACTCTTAAACGTTTCCGTCCACGTGCTCAAGGTCGTGCGAGTGCTATCAACAAGCGTACTAGTCACATCACTATCATTTTAACAGAAAAGAAGGAGGGATAA
- the rplC gene encoding 50S ribosomal protein L3 has product MTKGILGRKIGMTQVFAENGDLIPVTVIEATPNVVLQKKSVDTDGYNSVQLGFEDKREKLANKPEKGHVAKANTAPKRFVKELREASLDGYEVGQEVKVDIFAAGETVDVTGISKGKGFQGSIKRHGQSRGPMSHGSRYHRRPGSMGPVAPNRVFKNKLLPGRMGGERITVQNLEIVKVDAERNLLLIKGNVPGPKKALITVKSAVKSK; this is encoded by the coding sequence ATGACCAAAGGAATCTTAGGAAGAAAAATTGGTATGACGCAAGTATTTGCAGAAAACGGTGATTTAATTCCGGTAACTGTTATTGAAGCTACTCCAAACGTTGTTCTTCAAAAGAAATCTGTTGACACTGACGGTTACAATTCAGTTCAATTAGGATTTGAAGATAAACGTGAAAAGTTAGCTAACAAACCTGAAAAAGGTCACGTTGCAAAAGCTAATACTGCACCTAAGCGCTTCGTTAAAGAACTTCGTGAAGCAAGCTTAGATGGGTACGAAGTTGGTCAAGAAGTCAAAGTTGATATTTTCGCTGCTGGTGAAACAGTAGACGTTACAGGAATTTCTAAAGGTAAAGGTTTCCAAGGCTCAATCAAACGCCACGGACAATCTCGCGGACCTATGTCACATGGTTCTCGTTACCACCGTCGTCCTGGTTCAATGGGACCTGTTGCTCCAAACCGTGTATTCAAAAACAAACTATTACCTGGCCGTATGGGTGGAGAACGTATTACTGTTCAAAACTTAGAAATTGTTAAAGTAGATGCAGAACGCAATCTATTATTAATCAAAGGTAACGTTCCAGGACCTAAAAAAGCACTTATCACTGTGAAAAGCGCAGTTAAATCTAAATAA